One part of the Flavobacterium johnsoniae UW101 genome encodes these proteins:
- a CDS encoding DUF4133 domain-containing protein: MAVSVYQINKAINKSIEFKGLKAQYIWYLGGGAVSLMIVFAVLYIIGIPSLICVGLIGISGVILVVKIYRMSNTYGEYGMMKALASRQIPKSVKVRSRSVFLK; encoded by the coding sequence ATGGCAGTAAGCGTATACCAAATCAATAAAGCAATCAATAAAAGTATTGAATTTAAAGGACTAAAAGCACAGTACATCTGGTATTTGGGCGGAGGAGCTGTGTCCTTAATGATAGTTTTTGCAGTGCTCTATATAATTGGAATTCCGTCACTGATTTGTGTTGGACTAATTGGGATATCAGGAGTCATTCTGGTTGTTAAAATCTATCGGATGAGTAATACTTACGGAGAGTATGGAATGATGAAAGCGCTGGCTTCCAGACAGATCCCAAAATCTGTAAAAGTTCGAAGCAGGTCTGTTTTTTTAAAGTGA
- a CDS encoding DUF4134 domain-containing protein, with product MYKIKGLVTFILVFIINGTSYAQDGVAGINEANQKVRSYFDAGTELMYAVGAILGLIGAVKVYQKWNAGDPDTGKVAAAWFGSCVFLVVVATVIKSFFGV from the coding sequence ATGTATAAAATTAAAGGACTGGTAACTTTTATTCTTGTATTTATTATCAATGGTACGTCTTATGCCCAAGACGGGGTAGCCGGAATCAATGAGGCCAATCAGAAGGTAAGAAGCTACTTTGATGCAGGTACTGAACTGATGTATGCTGTCGGGGCGATACTTGGACTAATAGGTGCTGTAAAGGTTTATCAGAAATGGAATGCTGGGGATCCTGATACTGGTAAAGTAGCTGCAGCGTGGTTTGGAAGCTGTGTTTTTCTTGTCGTGGTAGCAACTGTCATTAAATCATTTTTTGGAGTATAA